Below is a window of Dasypus novemcinctus isolate mDasNov1 chromosome 31, mDasNov1.1.hap2, whole genome shotgun sequence DNA.
gacaggtttaatcagttccttagcttctttgtctagtcttggggatcaattagttgttgttcgtgcataGGTGTTATGACTTCTCTTTGTCGTTTTGTTCTTCTTACTATATTTTCTTATTGCTgcctaagttcactttgaaggaaaatattacagctaggaaaacaaaatgaataagaaaagaaaatgtataaagtagtattggtaataaagagcaacaatgtgagatcttgGAGAATGTACagtagactcatgtaagttgtgtagagttataacagtaagtagaatacctataatgagacagtcagctaaatatgggaaggaatatattatgaattaaaaggccagtgttttcatgagagagggaaatagaaaagacagacaataatatcaagagtggataaaagacagaaaacagaacaaaggtattagaaataaaaggtcAGACCATTTGGGGACCaatgaaagggaggtggaatgtaaaagaaacagtagatgatggaggatagcaagatgtgggagagaggggatagtgtaggtggccaaaatcaatacacactgcaaagaggaaatggaggatgaggaaacagagcaaatgtgaagtgctctctgcagcacctattatataaaaaaataaaagaagaaagaagaaaaggagagaaaataaaagagaagagtaaaagggggagcaaagaaaagggaaggaaataagcaagaaaatgaaaaagagaaaaaaactaaataaatgaaaaaggaccttgggggctTAAATGGGAGAAACACCAGGAGAGAATGCAATATTAGCAGccatggcagaaaaaaaaaaaaaaaaaaaaaagaaccaacctTTCAaggtaggaatcctctttgcagttaaataaaacacttagggatctgatcttccccctttatcccttcctcacttctctctctcccagggctgcaggaaagctgcctgagaggtctggtagagACACAAGTGGtcccttgttgaaccaactcaacacagaagactatgactctttatttccagtgtgagagcacctacacctcaccagaaactccCAACATGCAATTGAAAGCTTGGATAACACCTCCTATAGTCCCTCCCCCTTCAGTGTGCTAGGaaaggtctaattgattttctgactccaccttgtcacagaccaagtttcctatgccaggacgtttaggtaaattgggcttcctcagcagattcacctctcctttcttcccagactctccccaggtcagctggtACACTCGTCCAATCTCAAGgacagaaaaaagaacaacaaaaaaatgcagagggttagggtaatcaaggacctcaggtggatttcagggcatggtggattcaggaatgggaagtccatgatattgcagactcaaggtgtgtgagtctctggagcgtggtctaccagggtttaggggatacagacctgggaaccactcATCTGGTTACCACAGGGTTTGgcaacaccgcagcacaacataGTTTTCAGGGATTGTCGCAGCTGGGTGCCAATCctaaggggaggggtcccacccacaacttctgaccttcaTGTCATAAAcctaaaattccacctctcacaagaatctcttctgtcagtGTCTCACCAAAtgaacatccagacacctcctgccttgcaagcccctgaaacagcctgctcagggtttggggaatacctcagcacaacaaagttttcaggaattGCCACAGCCAGGCTGCCAGCGCTAGGGGGAAGGGtaccacccacaacttctgacctccatgtaagagacccaaaattctacctcttgcaagaaacTCTTCTGtaactgtctcaccaaatcaacatccagacaccttctgccctgcaagcacccgaaacagtcttgtccagcaggactccggccctattcagccacttctttgcaggagagattatgaggtgcactcactcagatgccctCTTGCCCCACCGACAGCCCTCTCTTAACTTgaagtggaatggacatcactatcccagaatcctcaggattgggaaatgaactatggactaaagtagacttactggttttctgctTAGACctattgtgatcctagcagtggaaggaattatatcattgatgtgaaggcagtggccactggaggttctgagggatgggagagggaaaacaggagtAATAAAGGGGCATTTTTgaaacttgggaattgtcttgaatgacttTGTAATGACAGAGCAAGCTagtgtatatcttgccataacctacagaattgtgtgggtgagagtgtaaataaactaaaatgtaaactttaattgATGCGTATTGGCCGTGctacaaaatgtgttcctcaattgcagtggatgtaccacattaatgaaggactTGTTAATGTGGAAGATGTGGGATGTGTGGGgattagggcatatgggaatcacccatttttttatgtaatgtttatgtaatcaaaatatgtgaaaaaaattaGGTGCAATATgttggcattttggggacactggaattgttctaaatgatgtttcagtgatggatacaggccattatatatctgtgataacttacaaaaatgcatgggaaaaagtttaaactataatgtaaactataatccacacttagtgacaatattccaatatgtgttcatcaattgcaacaaatgtaccacactaatgaaggatgctgttattgtgggaaattgtgggagaggagggagtggagcatatgggaatctcctactttttttttaagatttatttttaatttgatttctctccccttcccccaccccagttgtctgctctctgtgtccatttgctttgtgttcttctgtgtctgcttgtattcttgtcagtggcaccaggaatctttgtctctttttgttgtatcgtcttgctgtgtcagctctgtgtgtgtgtggtgccactcctgggtaggctgcacattttttcacatggcatggctctccttacagggtgcactcattgTGCATTTGGCTCCCTttcactggggacacccctgcatggcacggcaccccttgcgcacatcagcactgtgtgctggccagcccaccacatgggtcaggaggccctgggtttgaaccctggacctccctcccatgtggtaggtagacactctatcagttgagccaaatctgcttccctctcctacattttttatgtaacatttatatgatctaagtatcttttacaaaattaaaaattaaaaaaaatattctcatgAAACATATGCTGAAATATGCATGTTTGGAATACATCTGGCAGTAAATATTACATAAGTTGGGAGATAATGTTTGGGAAGTAGGTTTGAAGCAGGCAAGTTAAGGAATCaacagacagatctggaacctggcagaaaatcCACCACCATTTAACATGAGGAAATTGGTACTCCCAAGATGGCTGTTGGAAAAACTTGCAAGAATCCCATTCTGAACGAGATTTCCTCTGAAATCTGAATATCCAGGAGAatccctggatattctccaggggccttatcatagGTCCCTCCTGGGGGGTTGATTGGTGGGGgagtcaatcaaaacagcaaacagctgggcctaccccctgtcattagcaaaaggGTGTGATAATGTTTCTAAATGGAAGTGCAAAGGCCAACTGACCCTCTCTTACCTTTTgacccctgttcttgccttctgccCACTGTTCTGGCCTTCTTCACCCCTCACCTAGAtcaatacacaagtaaacctggggacttataatctgtaatggggaattgtagtctgtcaaCCTTCTTTATCACtctccagccccttcctctttactTGGGctccatgatctgttattttctcccatttctcttctgacCATTCCCCAATAAGTTACTAGCCTAACCCAGTTttctcttgaaattaatttcttatagcttagccaagaacataGAGAAAATCTGACAGGTTCAGTGAAAAggagatttccttgaacaggTTTGCTGTTCATGTACGTAACTAACAAACTCTATGAAGAGGAAGTTTTGACAACAGTGAAGATCTGAATACTGAAATGAGAGGTGACATTCCATGTAATACCTAGGTGTGTTATGTAACCCTTAAGATACTCAAAATTGggatacaggaagaaaaaattcaaactctAGCTGTGTCTTTCAGTGGTCatataaatttgtcattttacttcacctctctgaaccttaATATAGGACATTTGTTAAAGGAGCAAATTAGCCTTTATCAGTTTGGGTACTGAgaagattaaatttttaaaatatgtaattctcCAAACATGTTGAATATAAGCACTTTCTTCCTGGAATGGAGATACAAATGATTAAGTTAATCTTGGTTCTGATCAACctcataataattatatatatatatatatattattttcttttttcttttaataatacaTATTAAGTTTCTTacttgatttccaaatatatttgtctGGGATGTAGAACTCAGTGTTGAGTGGGCCGCATTATACATATGGAAGAATAAAGATGTTTTAGGATAAATGTATCCAGAATGTCAGGTTCATGGTAGAGCAGAGAGGGAAAATCCAAAATCAGAAATGCATTTGAGAGAACCAATGCTATCACACAAAAAAACAGTAATATTTATAATGAGAGATTCCAGTCTGCTCCCTCTTATGGTGAGGACCCAATTCCAGATGTGATTTTGGTAAGGGATACCTATGTTTTGCAATCAAAAATGAATTGAAAGtctccagtgaaccagagagcaTGTTTGCAattttgttgaggctcagggcccaactgccacatggacagtccagagagtcaagtctcctgagcatacaccaaccccagcacctaccacaggttcagtaagtgacagaagaggcatgtggagagaGGCCagtctgagcccaactccatcacaggagcataagttccaaagtaggacccactgacaaggcactgaacatgatctgtcatgactgtagaacctgggtgtctctgtagctctcaggagcaccactatttggagttgtatctactttggctttctctgagatcctgctgagatgtgcataaatgtgatccctctgatgaccttctgactcatttcaaagtcccttaaccatataaactcatttgtcttcaccatttccctcttttaatcaagtctttttctagttgcatcaccagctggtgtttggtagtaatcacttggcATTAGGGAGGcccatcctgggagtcatgtcccatgctgggggaaggtaatgcatttacatgctgattttgacctcagcaaagttgtaacacctgctctcaggttcattggatttacccaggtcagctaacagggagatgagaatggtcaaccagcacaccagggaactgagagtgtctacaactacaagcaggagaatcccttcCAACAACCATGTGGgctctaagcaccctcttgatttagagatggagtggacatcaggatggaagaataaaatatggattagagtgtacttactatATTGTACTAtagaattgtgactctagcaatgaaagaaactatcATTGATATGGTGACATTGGCTATGGGAGTtggtaagggcagggagagggaagaagaggtgtgataagggaacattttcaggacttggagttgtgctgaatgatattacaaggacagatgcaggacattatgtatcctgccataacccactgaatggactgagagagtgtaaactacaattaaaTAACCCATGCTGTTTAGCGGTGTTCCAAAGTagattcatcaaatgcaatgaatgtgtcatactgatgaaaaaggttgttgatattGGTGGAATGTGGGTAGTGGGGAGTGGGAGTAtttaggaacctcatatttttactgtaaccttttatgtgatctaaatatctttataaaaagCTGTTACAAACAAAAAAGGAGTACAACtggtattatattttcaaaaaacgTCTCTGAACATCATGGGCTAATTAATACATGCAACTCAtggattttcatctttttatctatAATATGAAGATAATCATATCTTTAGTAGCCAGAGAAGACAAGATCTCCAACATCTTGACCTTGGGAAAGGAGtgtccttccttatttcttttgagCATATCGTATGTTCCATTTCATTTGGGCAGGAGATACTCCTAGGTGAGAGTTTTGGCATTCATAATGGGGGGACCTAGTAAATTGTGGTCAGGACTTGAATCTTAAGACTTCTTTCTGCATTCTcagctttgttttccttctgcttatCTGGCTGCaagtgaaaatccagaggaagatagATGCCAGCCAAGGTTTTGGCAATGCAATCACATGTGAGTAGGTAATTCTTTTTTGCACCTCTGTTGCCAGCAGATGGGAAGATTTCTCCTATTGGTGTGAATATTCCAAGTATATTCAGAAGTTATTCAAGGATCTTATCTTAAGTTTATATATGACTCTTTATTAATTATGGTAAGTTAGGTATGGATCTATGAGTAATCTTCCAAGGTCATTAGAAGAGTTGGTTAAAGCTACCATTAAGGCTGTGTATTCTCTGAGAAGATTacggttttctttttctcactcatGCATGGCCtcaatgaataaataatgaagtCATGGATCATGTTAGTGCTTGAGATTGGCCTGGCCATATGATGAATAATGGTGACAGAGGTGAGTAAGAAGAGGTGTTTACAGTCAGAAGGGATGCTGAATTTTCAGCTATGCATGCTGTCAGCCCAACATTACAGGTACTAGGGCATAGGGGTAGATATAATTGTCAGAAGCACATGAGAAGTtttgtaaattaaatgaaattagaaataatgtatttgtttcctccaattttaattttcttaaacttttgatggaatatatttgtacattttgaaatattttcaaaaaagatttattaaatccccctcattgtttgcacacactgtctgttctctgtgtctcttcattgcatgcTCATCTGTTATTTAAAagggaccaggaactgaacccaggacctcccatgtgggagggaggcaaccAATGACTTGAGCCAACTCTTCTGCTGGTTgtttctctcactgtgtttcctatttgtgtctcttcattgcatcatcttgtgtcagcacaCTCTGCCAGCCCATAATgacagcttgttgtcttgctcatcttctttagggggacaccaggaaccaaacagagggcctcccatattgtaggcagGAACCCAGCGATTTGAGACACATACACttttcttgaaataattttttaaaaactacaatttTCCTTACCACTCTTGCTCAAATTTCCCaacttcaattttctaaattaaatttattcaaattttataaatgggtgtcattatagaattattttttccttcattgtggcTGTGGTTTCAGAAGCTGTATAATAGAGAGAATACAATTTATGTCtcagtgaaaatttttaaaggttaGTAAAGGCTAGAGGCAATGAACAGGAAATGTTTTAATCTTAGATGACATGAAGATAAAAGTGAGACAAAGAAACTGGTCTTTGTACGCCCCAGAAAGTTGAGATTCAGAGGTCTCCAACTACAGGAATAGTCAGTCTAAGGCCATGTATCAGTACACTCTCTCAGGTGTCCCTGTCTTGTGACACTAAACCATCTGTATTTATACATTACCATGTATACCTGAGCTATGTAGCACTGAGGAAATCAGGACTTACTGATTTGAAACTTATTTAGATTTGCAGAATTCTGGTTATGTTTTCAAGGATCCCTgccattttaatgaataatagaCCTGTGAAGTGAATTTAGATAGAAAGCAATTGATACATTAACTTGCATTTGCCAAAATGCATAACATATTCTTAAGTGATTTTATAAATGTGAGGAAAGTGAGCTCATCTATACAGGGGAGTAACCTAAccatatccattttttaaaatgatacatataATCGATATTGCTTGCCTTATAATATCtgtaaatttacttaaaattgtTGACAAATACTGATTTAGTTATTAATACTCAAAGGAAAACTGAACAATTAGCAGAAAGAGGCATAATGAcaaatttattgagaaatttcCAGATGTATGTCATACCCTATATcatgattttcttttacaatgggGTATTGTGGGTTCAGAGTATATAGTGCCTGTGAGTGCATCTGAAAGGCAAATGGAAGTTCAGCATTGATAATGATGTTTCTGGAACCCCAACCTCTTTTGAGTTTTATATACACAGTTTCTGCTTCTTTAGTACTGTTATTTTGTACATCTCACTCAAGACATTGGTAAGGATAGGCCTGTGTGAACacaaatttctttgattttttaggCATTAGTGACCTTCAAGGATGTGACTgtagacttcacccaggaagagtgggaccTGTTAGACACAACCCAAAGAAAGctgttcagagaagtgatgctggagaatatcaataACCTGGTATCAGTAGGTGAGACTGAAAATTTATCTACCAcctatatctttttttatctAACATCTATCTAATCTACCTATATATTCATCATAAAccatctttcatttttaaattcagatATCTAAATCAGCTTCTCCAAATTGTATAATCTTtcatacattatatttttatatttcataattttaatacatttatgtTGTGCTAACAATCCCTAAatgaatttgtttcttcattttttatttacagcGAGTTCACCCCAATAGAATTTAATCTTCTTGACCACAATTTAATGCCTTTCTTGAATTTCAGTTTCCAACAATCAGGGCTGTGCTGATATAAGTATTCTCCTCCAAGTGCTATGCTGAGGCTTCAGAACACAGTAGTAGAAACATTGCATATAATTTTTCCATATAGAATTTAGATCATTTATTGGGGAATTTAtgttaattggattatttttgaaCATAATATTCAATCACTTTGAAAACAGACTTCTCACCATTTAGAATATAGACAATTCTGCAGTCTCTCTTTTTACTAGTACATGGGTAACAACAAATAATGGTCCTCATTGAAATGGGCAAAAGGTCAAGAGTTacaatttcttttgaaatattgtcaATGATACTAAGTTCAAGTTATTGCTAAATTGCTGACCTTCAGTGCTTACCCTATTCTTTGGTAACTTGTGATGTACATCACAATCATGCCCTGTTACTTTCATAACTCAAAATCCAGTAACTTTTTTTCCATACAAACAGGATATCAAGTCTGCAAAAGGGATGTGCTTTCCCAGTTGGAACAGGAAGAAGTGTCAAGAGAAGGAGTAGTTTTTCCTCAATACCAGAATCCAGGTGAGCTGTGAAGACCTCTGCATTAGAAGAGGGGTCTCATGATAAAGTATGTGCTTGTATATTTTAACTTCAGGATTCCTTAAGTGTGTAAtgatttcttcagttttctttgtatGAGTTATGATTTCTAAAATGTACCTCAAGATATGAGGAAATTTTAGTGACATGTGTTTGTTCCATACCTTTCTCAAGCTTTATTGAGTGCCATTGGCATTGGGAAAGGGATATTCATTTGTTATTGTAATTAAACTCTCACATAATAATCCTTTTCCTGTTCCTATCCTTGGaagatattttcctcttttttacctCACTGACATCCCAGCTTTTTTCTCACATTCCATGTCTCAAAATCCTTTCTGACTGTGATGTCCTAGAATTATTTATGACTTTGATATTCTTTCCCAGTTAATTGTGAATGTGGGAAACATACTGAAAAGGATATttggaacttttaaaatttttcttcccctgatactattctaaaattttattctgctttttgCAATCACTACAGGGAGGAAATGTGCCTTTAAAACATGGAAAATGATAGAAATGGTATTCAATAAACCTACCTATAGGAAAGACACTTCTAAAATCATGTCATTGGTAAGTTCAATTTTGTAAACCCCAGTGTTCTAAATAGATATCAAAGGATGGAataaattaggaattcagtaaatcATGAAATTATAATTAATGTTAGAATTAAGTGCTAATCCAGCAAAAATTTGTGATAGTTTCAATTTTCAGTAAAaaacctaaacagaaactctaacTTGAGTTCACATAAAAATCAAATTGCATAAGCAGGTTTCATGAATGTAATCTTTGAAACATCACGAAGTTCAAAATTGATCAGATAACTCtgcaattaaatttttataatagagaaaatctgTGTGTATGGATTAGAATACTTTTTATATGAAAGCAACATGGCAGATATTTTAATTGGAGACTACCACTTGTGGATTAGTCTAGGTTTCCTATATAGGGGAATGCAGGAATTCATTTAAATGTTCAGAAGTTTTACAGTCTCTCATCTGATTCCCCACAGCACAGAtctcacacccagaagaattcctttaaatgtatttctttgcAAGAAGATTCCCCTCTCACATCCATAGTGAAGCAATATGCATTGATTCACTTAacaaagaaatcctatttcaggAAACCACCCCCGGCAGTCCTCAGTGACTACTCATATTTTAAACAACATAAGCATCTTCACcatacaagtaaatcatatgaatacTACCAAAACGATAAAAATGATGTCCAATGCTCTGAACTCAGGCAATACAATGTAACTCCCATTGGAGAGAAAACCAATGAATGTCACCTaggtgggaaagccttcactacatcctcttcccttaaacAGCATGAGAaatgtcacactggagaaaaactgcAAGAATGTCATCTGTGTGGGAAAACCTGTAGTCGTTATATTTCCCTTAAatatcatgagagaactcacactggagagaagccccatgagtgtcatctttgtgggaaagccttccttcAAAAATCTGCCCTAAAACGACATGAAAGcactcacactggagaaaaaccccacgaatgtcatctttgtgggaaagccttccttcGAAAATCTGCCCTAAAACGACATGAAAgatctcacactggagagaaaccccatgaatgtcatttTTGTGGGAAAGGCTTCATTCAACTATCTAacctaaaacaacatgaaataACTCACACTGGAgggaaaccccatgaatgtcatctttgtggggaAGCCTTCAGTGTGTATAGTAGTCTTCAAAAACATATGAGAACTCACACTAGAgaaaaaccccatgaatgtcatctttgtgggaaagccttccttcAAAAATCTGCCCTAAAacgacatgaaagaactcacactggagagaaaccccatgaatgtcatctttgtgggaaagccttccttcGAAAATCTGCCCTAAAACGACATGAAAgatctcacactggagagaaaccccatgaatgtcatctttgtgggaaagccttcattcaacaAACTAACCTGAAActacatgaaagaactcacactggagagaaaccccataaatgtcatttttgtgggaaagccttcattcaactaTCTAacctaaaacaacatgaaataactcacactggagagaaaccccatgaa
It encodes the following:
- the LOC101428567 gene encoding zinc finger protein 420-like, translating into MPAKVLAMQSHALVTFKDVTVDFTQEEWDLLDTTQRKLFREVMLENINNLVSVGYQVCKRDVLSQLEQEEVSREGVVFPQYQNPGRKCAFKTWKMIEMVFNKPTYRKDTSKIMSLHRSHTQKNSFKCISLQEDSPLTSIVKQYALIHLTKKSYFRKPPPAVLSDYSYFKQHKHLHHTSKSYEYYQNDKNDVQCSELRQYNVTPIGEKTNECHLGGKAFTTSSSLKQHEKCHTGEKLQECHLCGKTCSRYISLKYHERTHTGEKPHECHLCGKAFLQKSALKRHESTHTGEKPHECHLCGKAFLRKSALKRHERSHTGEKPHECHFCGKGFIQLSNLKQHEITHTGGKPHECHLCGEAFSVYSSLQKHMRTHTREKPHECHLCGKAFLQKSALKRHERTHTGEKPHECHLCGKAFLRKSALKRHERSHTGEKPHECHLCGKAFIQQTNLKLHERTHTGEKPHKCHFCGKAFIQLSNLKQHEITHTGEKPHECLVCGKAFSHHRSLQQHERTHTGEKPHECHRCGKAFHRKNTLTRHERTHTGEKPHECHLCGKAFPRKFSLKQHERTHTGEKPHECNFCGKAFIQPSSLKQHERIHTGEKPHECQFCGKAFIQASSLKQHERIHTGEKPHECQFCGKAFIKPSSLKKHERIHTGEKPHEC